In Tsukamurella tyrosinosolvens, the genomic window ATCGCGGTCCGCCTCCTCGCGATCGGCCTCAAGCCGGGGTACCACGCGGTGCGCAGCCGCGTCGGCTGGCAGGTGTGGGCCACGGAGCGCCTCATGGACGCCGCGCGCACCTTCCTCTTCCCGCTGTACGCCTCGCTGCTGACGCCCATCTGGTTCCGCATGCTGGGCACCAAGGTCGGCAAGGACGCCGAGATCTCCACCGCCATGGTGATCCCCAAGTTCACGACCATCGGCGACGGCTCGTTCCTCGCCGACGACACCATGGTCGGCAGCTACGAACTCGGCGGCGGCTGGATGCGCATCGACGAGGCCAAGATCGGCAAGCGCGCCTTCCTCGGCAACTCGGGGATGACGGGGCCGGGCCGTCGCGTCCCGAAGGACGGCCTGGTGGCCGTGCTGAGCGCCACCCCGTCGAAGGCGAAGAGCGGCAGCTCCTGGCTCGGCTCTCCCCCGGTTCGCCTGCGCCGCACCGCCGGCAACACCGATTCGACGTTCACCTACAACCCGTCGTTCGCGCTGCGCGTCGCGCGCGGCTCGGTCGAGACGGCGCGCCTGCTGGCGGTCTTCGTCAGCTTCGGGCTGGGCCTGGCGACACTGGTCGCGTTGAACTACTTCGTGATCAACGTGGGCTGGTGGCTCGCGGCGCTGCTCTCCGGCGTCACGCTGCTCGTCGCCGGCGCGGTCGCGTGCTGCGTCGCGGCGGCCGCGAAGTGGTTGGTGGTCGGGCGGATCGGCCGCGAGGAGCACCCGCTGTGGTCCTCCTTCGTGTGGCGCAACGAGCTCTCCGACGCCTTCGTCGAGTGCGTCGCCGCGCCGTGGTTCGCCCACGCCGCCACCGGCACCCCGATCCTCAACCTGTGGCTGCGGATGCTGGGCGCGAAGATCGGCCGCGGCGTCTGGTGCGAGACGTACTGGCTGCCCGAGGCCGACCTCGTGACCCTCGGCGACGCCGCCACCGTCTCCCGCGGCTGCGTCGTGCAGACGCACCTGTTCCACGACCGGATCATGGCGATGGACACCGTGGTGCTCGGCAAGGGCGCCACGCTGGGCCCGCACTGCGTCGCGCTCCCGGCGTCGTCCGTGGGCGACGGTGCCACCGTCGGCCCGGCGTCACTCGTCATGCGCGGCGACTCGGTGCCCGCGAACACCAAGTGGCAGGGCAACCCCATCTCCCCGTGGGTGTTCAACGAGGGCAAGCGCAAGCGCGACTGACCCGACGATGCCGGCCCCGCCCACTAGGGTGGGCACCGACATCCCCGACGAAAGGTCCCCCGTGAGCGACGGGCTCGAGATCACCCCGTTCCAGCCGAGCGACGTGGCGGAACTGCTCGTCCTGCAGCGGTGCTGTTGGGTGCAGGAGGCCATCGCGAACGACAGCCTCGCCGTCCCGCCGTTGACCGAGACCCACGACGACATCCTGCTGTGGGCGTCGCAGTGGGCGACGTTCGTCATGCGGCTCGACGGCCGACTGATCGGCGCGGTCCGCGGCCGGGCGGAGGCGGATCACCGGTGGCACATCGGCCGCATCATGGTGGCACCGGACCTCGCGGGCCGTGGCCTCGGCACCGAGCTGATCGCCCTCATGGAGTCCCTCGCCCCCGAGGGGACCGAGGAGTTCATCATGTTCACGGGCGCCGGTAGCGAGCGCAACATCCGGACGTACGAGCGCGCCGGCTACGTCGTCTCGGAACCCGAGCCCGCGCCGCACGGCGGCATAGCGACGGTGACGCTGCGCAAGCCGGTAAGGTAAACCCCCGACCCCGAGCGAGAAGGAAGTGGATCCGTGGTGCGCAAGTCGGCCAGGCCGAAGCTCGTCGCAGCACCGAATCCGCAGCACGCCCGCGCGGTGGATCCGTACATCCCCGGCCACGGCAATCCCGGCTACCGGGTGTCGAGGTACAACCTCGAGCTGACGTACAAGGTCGAGAGCAACCGCCTCGACGGCAAGGCCGAGATCACGGCGACGGCGAACGAGCCGCTCAAGCGGTTCGCGATCGACCTCTCCGACGCGCTGACCGCCTCCAAGATCGCGATCAACGGCCGCCGCCCGCAGCGCTACTCCCAGCGCGGCGGCAAGCTGGAGCTCACCCTGGCGAACGAGGTCCCCGCCGGCGCCGCGATGACGATCTCCATCCGGTACGCGGGCACCCCGAAGCCGATCCGCTCGACGTGGGGCGAGGTCGGCTGGGAGGAGCTGTCCGAGGGCGTCATCGTCGCCTCGCAGCCGAGCGGCGCACCGTCGTGGTTCCCCTGCGACGACCACCCAGCCTCCAAGGCCTCGTACCGCATCGCGATCACCACCGACTCGCCGTACCGGGTGGTGTCCAACGGCCGGCTCGTCTCCCGCAAGGTCTCGGCCGCGCACACCACGTGGGTCTACGAGCAGGCCGCCCCGATGGCCTCGTACCTCGCCACGATTCAGATCGGCAGCTACGACCTGCTCAAGGTCGCCGAGAAGCCGGTACCCATCCGGGCGGCCGTGCCCGCGCGCCTGACGTCCGACTTCCAGCGCAGCTTCGGCAACCAGGAGCGCATCATGCGCGCCTTCACCCGCTGGTTCGGCCCGTACCCGTTCCCCGAGTACACCGTCGTCGTCACGGACGACACCCTGGAGATCCCCGTCGAGGCGCAGACCGTCTCGATTTTCGGCGCCAACCACTGCGACGGGACGCGGCACGCCGAGCGGCTCGTCGCGCACGAGCTGGCGCACCAGTGGTTCGGCAACTCGCTGACGCTGACGCGCTGGAAGGACATCTGGCTGCACGAGGGCTTCGCCTGCTACTCCGAGTGGATGTGGGCGCAGGAGTGCGGCCAGGCGACCACGCAGCAGATGGCGGCGCGCTACTACGCGAAGCTCGCGGCCTCGCCGAACGACATCGTCGTCGGCGACCCCGGCCCGGACCTGATGTTCGACGACCGGGTCTACAAGCGCGGCGCGCTGACGGTGCACGCGGTGCGGGTGGCGCTCGGCGATCCGGCGTTCTTCACGATGCTCCACGAGTGGACGTCGGAGTTCGCGCACCAGTCGGTGACGACCGAGGACCTGATCACCCTCGCGGCGAAGTACAGCCCCGAGCCGCTGCGCACCCTGTGGCGCACCTGGTTGTACGAGACGGCGCTGCCGCCGCTGCCGGTGCTCACGGCTCTCTGAGCCGATCCGGCCCGCCCGCCCGAGAGGCGGCGGAAACTTTCTGTGGGGACGATGTCGAAACGGGGTCGTCCCGTTCGACGCCTGTACGAGACACGCTCACCACCACAGAAGAAGGACTGATCGATATGCCTCGTTTCATGGGATTCGTACGGATGGCGGAGGGCCCCGAGGTCGGCGCGCCGCCGAAGGCCCTCTTCGACGCGATGGACGTCTACATCGGCGAGCAGGCGGCGAAGGGCCACTTCCTCGACGGCGGCGGCCTGTACGGCTCGGAGGACGCCATCAACTTCGTCGTCCGCAAGGGCGAGATCACGCGGGTCGACGGCCCGTACGCCGAGTCGAAGGAGATCGTGGGCGGCTGGTCGCTGCTGCAGTACGACACCGTCGAGGAGGCGATCGCCGCATCGGAGGAGTTCGCGCAGCTGCACGCCACCCACTGGCCCGAGCTGAACATGGTCTCCACGCTCCGGCAGATCGCCGACGAGCCGCCCACCCCGGCGGACGACTGACGCATCGGCGGTGGTCCCGCCTACGCTGGTCGACGTGCCAGCCGGGACCACCGCCGAAGCGATCACCGCCACCTGGCGGGCCGAATCCACGCGCCTCGTCGGCGCGCTCACCCGCATGACCCGCAGCATCCAGCTCGCGGAGGACCTGGCGCAGGACGCGCTGGTCGCCGCGCTGGAGCAGTGGCCGGAGACGGGAGTCCCGAACAACCCGGCCGCGTGGCTCATGACCACCGCGAAGCGCCGCGGCGTCGACTCGATCCGCCGCGCCGAGAACCTGCGCCGCAAGACCGAGGAGATCGGTCGCGGCCTGCGGGAGGACGACGGTATGCCCGACCTCGACGCGCAGGTCGACTTCATCGAGGACGACGCGCTGCGCCTGATCTTCCTGTCCTGCCACCCGGCACTCACGCCCGAGTCGCGGGCCGCCCTCACCCTCCGCGTCGTCGGCGGGCTCACGACCGCCGAGATCGCCCGCGGTTTCCTGGTCCCCGAGAAGACCATGGGCCAACGCATCTCGCGCGCGAAGAAGACGCTCACCACCGCCCGCGCCGAGTTCGAACTGCCCGTCGGGGAGGACCGAATCCGCCGCCTCGACGACGTGATGGCCGTGATCTACCTGATCTTCACCGAGGGCTACTCCGCCGCCGCGGGCGACGACTGGATGCGCCCGGACCTCGCCCGGGAGGGCATCCGGTTGGCCCGGATGCTCGCCGAGCTCGCGCCCGACGAGCCCGAAGCCCACGGACTGCAGGCCCTGGTCGAGCTGCAGGGCTCCCGCATCGACGCCCGCACGGACGCCGACGGCGCCCCCGTCCTGCTCGACGACCAGGACCGGGACCGCTGGGACCGGCTCCTGATCCGGCGGGGCCTGGCCGCGATCCGCCGGGCCGAGGAGCTCGCCGCCCGCGGGATCCCGGTGGGCCGGTACTACCTGCAGGCCGCGATCGCCGCGCAGCACGCCCGCGCGGCGACGCCCGCCGACACCTATTGGACGCGCATCGCCCGGCTGTACGACGCGCTGGCCCAGGCCGCGCCCGGTCCGGTGGTGGAGGTCAATCGGGCTGTGGCGCACGGCCGGGCGTTCGGCCCGGATGCGGGCCTGACGGTGCTCGACGCCGTCGACCCGGCCGGGCTCGGCGATGCGCCCCTCGCGCCGAGCGTCCGAGGCGACCTGCTGGAGCGGGCGGGGCGGCATGCGGAGGCGGCGAACCAGTTCGACGAGGCCGCGCGCCGCACCCGCAACGCGGGCGAGCGCACGCTCCTCGAGCGCCGGGCACGCGGGAACCGCCACGACTGAGAGATCGACGCCGGCGTGCCGGGAGGGGGCCGCGACGGCCCTCAAACGTGTCGGTTCGTCACGACTCCCGCCACACGGGCAGAGCGCCCGCGGCGCGCGCCTCCGCCAGCGACGGTGCGCCCGTGTCCTTCTCGGACAGGATCGGCGGCACCTCGGCGGGCCAGGCGATGTTCAGCTCCGGGTCGAGCGGGTCCACGCCGTGCTCGGCGGACGGGTTGTACTCGGACGAGACGTGATAGGCCACGACGGCGTCGTCGGTCAGGGCGCAGAAGCCGTGCCCCAGACCCTCCGCCAAGTAGACGGTGCGCCGCGTCGCGCTGTCCAGGCGGACGGTCTCGACCGCACCGAACGTGGGCGAGCCGACCCGCAGGTCGACGATCACGTCGAGCACCGCGCCGTGCAGGCAGGCGACCAGTTTCGCCTGCCCCGGGGGCACGTCGGCGTAGTGGATGCCGCGGATCGCGCCGCGCCGGCTCACGGAGACGTTGGTCTGTGCGACGGACAGGTCGTGGCCGGTGGCCTCCCGAAAGGCCGAGGCTTTGAACAGCTCGAAGAACTCGCCTCGCTCGTCGGGGAAGACCCGCGGGTCCAGGACGAAGGCGCCGGCGATGGGCAGCGGCGCGACGTTCATCGGCTCTCCTCGAGAAGTCCGTGCAGATAGGTGCCGTAGCCGGACTTGCGGAGCCGGTCGGCGTGCGCGCGCAGCTGCGCGTCGTCGATGAAGCCGCATCGCCACGCCACCTCTTCGGGCGCCCCGATCTTGGTGCCCTGCCGCTGCTCCACGGCGCGGACGTAGCCGGTGGCGTCGGCGAGGGCGTCGAAGGTACCCGTGTCGAGCCAGGCAGTGCCGCGCGGCAGCACCTCGACGGTCAGCCGCCCCTCGTTCAGGTAGTGCCGGTTGACGTCGGTGATCTCGAGTTCGCCGCGCGGCGAGGGCTTCAGGTTCCGCGCGACCTCGACCACCGACGGGTCGTAGAAGTACAGGCCGGGCACCGCGTACGGGGACCGGGGATGCTCCGGCTTCTCCTCGAAGCCCACGGCGCGCCCGGCACCGTCGAACTCGATGACACCGTAGGCGCGGGGATCGGCGACCCGGTACGCGAAGACCGCGCCGCCGTCGACCCCGTCGAACCGGCGCAGCTGCGTGCCGAGCCCCGGGCCGTAGAAGATGTTGTCGCCCAGGATCAGCGAGACCGTCTGGTCGCCGATGAAGTCCGCGCCGAGGACGAAGGCCTGCGCCAGCCCCTCGGGGCGCGGCTGCACCACGTACTCGATCCGGATCCCGAACTGCGAGCCGTCGCCGAGGAGCCGCCGGAACTGCTCGGCGTCGCCCGGCGTGGTCACCACGAGCACCTCGCGGATGCCCGCGAGCATCAGGGTGGAGAGCGGGTAGTAGATCATCGGCTTGTCGTAGACGGGGAGCAGCTGCTTACTGACGCCGACGGTGATCGGGTGGAGCCTGCTGCCCGTGCCGCCGGCCAGGATGATCCCTCGCATGAGCCGACTCTATCGGATCACATAACTATCTTTCTTGAAACGGTCGTTGTTGCTACGATCGTTTTATGAGCAAGAAGACATGGGCCCTCGTGGCCGTCGCACTCGTCGCCGCCCTCGTGGTGCCCCTGGGCGTCCGGATCGCCGTGGCGAACACCTTCGCCTTCGACGAGCACCGCGTGAGCATCCCCGTCACCGACGCCGTCGCAGCGGGCGGAACCACCCCCGATGCACACACCGGCGGCCGCCTCGACGGCGTGCTCACCACCCCGAAGGGCAGCACGGGCCGGCACGGCCTGATCGTCTTCGTGCACGGCGACGGCGCCGCGAACGCCACCCGCGACGACGCGTACTTCCCCCTCTGGGAGGCGTTCGCGCGCGCGGGGTACGCCACCCTCTCCTGGAACAAGGCTGGCGTGGCCGGCTCCCCGGGGAACTGGCTCGACCAATCGCTCGCCGACCGCGGCGCCGAGGTCGCCGCCGCCCTCGACTGGGCCCGCACGCGGCCCGAGGTCGACACGCAACGGATGGGCGCCTGGGGCATCAGCCAGGGCGGATGGGTGCTGCCGCCGCTCGCCGCGCGGCGCCCGGACATCTCCTTCCTCGTACTGGTGGGCCCGGCGATCAACTGGCTCCGCCAGGGCGAGTACCACACCCTCGCGGGCCTCCGCGACGCCTCCGAGGAGGAGAGGCAGCGCGCCCTGCGGGCGCAGGCCGCGAACGTCGCGGTCCTCGAACGGGGCGCGAGCTACCCCGATTACCTCGCCGCGAAGGTGGACGCGACGCCGATGACGCAGGACCGCTACGGCTTCGTCCTGCGCAACTTCCGCGCCGACGTCACGCCCTCTCTCGCGCGCATCGCCGTGCCCACCCTGCTGCTCCTCGGCGGCGCCGACCGCAACGTGGACACCGCCGAGACCGCGCGCGTCTACGCGGAGACGATGCGGCCCGGACTGCTCACCGAGCGCACCTTCCCGGGCGCCACGCACAGCCTCACCCGCGACGACATCGAGTACCGCAGCGAGGATCCATGGGTGATCGCCCAGGCGGTCGTCGCACCGCGCGACATCTACGCGCCCGGCTACCTCGACGCGCTCACCGACTTCGCGTCGCGACAGCGAGCCGCGCGATGAGGGTCGCCGTCCTCGGTGCGGGAGCGATGGGCGCCCGCGCCGCCCGCACCCTCGCCGGCCTCCCCGGCGTCGACGCGCTCGTCGTCGCGGACCGCGACCCGGACGCGGCCACGGAGCTCGCCGCCGCCCTGCCCGGCGCGACCGCGCACCGGGTCGACGTCACCAACGACTCCGGCCTGCGCGCCGCGCTCGCCGACGTCGACACCGTGCTCACCACCGTCGGCCCCTTCTACCGGTTCGGTGCCGGCGTACTCCGCGCGGCGATCGCGACCGGCACGGACTACGTCGACATCTGCGACGACTGGGAGCCGACGCTGGAGTCGTTCGAGCTCGACGGTGCCGCCCGCGCGGCCGGGGTCTGCGCCGTCGTCGGTGCTGGCGCGAGCCCCGGGTTGAGCACGCTGCTCGCGAGCGCCGCCGCCGGGCGCCTGGACCGGGTGCGCGACCTCTACACCGCCTGGCCCGTGGACGCCGCGACTCCACCCCCGTCCGCGGACCCGGCGATGGCCGGCGCCGCGGGCGTCCACTGGATGCATCAGTGCAGCGGGGAGGTCGCCGAACTCTCCGGGGGCGCCGTTGTCCGCCGGGCTCCGTTGCGCCCCGTCGCCCTGCGGCTCCCGGGCGGCCGGGACGGGACCGGCTGGACCGTGGGACATCCCGAGCCGGTCACGCTGCACCGGACGGTGGCACCGTCGGGGGAATCGGCCTGTCTCATGCTGCTCCGGCCCGCCACCGCCGCGTACCTCGACGTGCTGCGCCGCGACATCGACGCCGGACGGATCACTCCCGACGGTGCCGCGGCCCTGCTCGAACCCCCGTCCCCCTCGCGGGTGCTCCGGTCCCTGCCCGGGGCGTTCACCCGCCCCGGCCCGGGCGCGCTGCCGGCCTTCTTCGCCGCGGCGGACGGCACCGTCGACGGGCGGTCCGTCCGGGTCTGCGCGCGACTCGAGACCGACGGCGCTGTGCTGCACGACATGGCCGCCGTCACCGGCGTCCCCGCGGCGCTCGCGACGGCGCAGCTCCCCGCGGTCCGCCGGCCCGGCGTGCACCCGCCCGACGCCGTGCTGGACGGTCCGCGGCTGTTCGCGGATCTCGCGGTAGCGTTTCCGGGCACGCGCGTGATCATCGAGGAGGAGGCCGGATGGCTGACGGATTGATCTCCACACGCGCGCTCATCGAGGCCATGCTCCGCGAGGACGCGACGATCGATGCGGGTGAGCTGTACGCGGTCGCCGAGGCTCTCGGCATGGGCGATCAGCAGGTGCGGCTGGCGATCAAGCGGCTCGTGGCGGAGGGGCGGTTCACCGTCGACGGGCGGGGCCGGGGCGCGGTCCTCACCGCGACCGACACCACCCGCGCGGGCATCGAGCCCGATCGCGCGCACGTCCGGCTGATGTACGCGCAGGACCGCGGCGAGGCGCCGTGGGACGGGGTCTGGCACCTCGCGGGATTCGCCGTGCCGGAGGCGCAGCGGGAGGCGCGCGGCGCGCTCCGCGACGCCATCCTCGCGCTCGGCGGCGCGCCCGTACAGGGCGGCCTGTACGCCTCCGCGCACGCCTGGGAGACGGCGCTGCGCGACATCGCCCGGGCCGCCGGAACCGAGGCCTATCTGACCACGCTGAGCTGCACCGATCTCGACGTCGGCGGCGAGAGCGGCGCCGCGGCCGCGGCTCGCCTGTGGCCCCTGGACGCACTCGCGGACGGGCACCGTCGACTCGCGGACCTGGCGGAGGACGCCCTCGGCCGGACGCCGGATGCGACGCACGCCGAGCGGCTCGCGCTGACGGTCGGCCTCGTCGCCGAATTCACCCGCGCCCACGAGCCCGATCCGCTGCTGCCGCCCGAGCTGCTGCCGCCGGACTGGATCGGCGCGCGCGCACGCGGCCTCGCGGCCAGCGCCTGGTCCGCGCTGGCCGAGGCGGAGGCCGGGTCTCCGCTGCGACTCCTGCGCTGGTTCGACGCGCCCTTGCAACCCCACTAACCTGATCCCATGCACATCGTGGTCACCGGCGGCGCCGGCTTCATCGGCGCGAACTTCGTCCGGCGCACCGTCGCGACCCGCCCGGACGTCCGGATCACCGTGCTCGACGCGCTGACCTACGCCGCGAACGAGTCCTCGCTCGACGACCTGCGCGAGCGGATCGACTTCGTCAAGGGCTCGATCGCGGACCCGTCGGCGGTCGACGACGTGGTCGCGGGCGCCGACGCGGTGGTGAACTTCGCCGCGGACACGCACAACGACAACTCGCTGAGCGATCCGTGGCCCTTCCTGGACACCAACATCCGCGGCACGGCCGTCCTCCTCGACGCGGTGCGCCGGCACGACGTCCGGCTGCACCACATCTCCACCGACGAGGTGTTCGGCGACCTGCCGCTGGACACGCCCGAGCGGTTCACCGAGGACACCCCGTACCGGCCGTCGAGCCCGTACTCGGCGTCCAAGGCGTCGTCCGACCACCTGGTGCGGGCGTGGGTCCGCAGCTTCGGCGTGCGGGCCACGATCTCCAACTGCTCCAACAACTACGGCCCGTACCAGCACGTCGAGAAGTTCATCCCGCGACAGATCACCAACATCCTCGCGGGCGAGCGGCCCAAGCTCTACGGCGCGGGCGCCAACGTGCGCGACTGGATCCACGTCGACGACCACAACGACGCCGTGTGGGCGATCCTCGAACGGGGCGCGATCGGCGAGACGTACCTGATCGGCGCCGACGGTGAGCGGTCCAACCGGGAGGTGCTCCGCACCCTGCTCGCGGTCATGGGCCGCCCGGCGGACGATTTCGACACCGTCGCCGACCGGCCCGGGCACGACCTGCGCTACGCCATCGACTCGAGCAAGCTCCGGCGCGAGTTGGGTTGGGCGCCCGCGCACGCCGATCTCGACGCCGGGCTGCGCGCCACCGTCGACTGGTACCGGGCGAACCGGGCGTGGTGGGAGCCCGGCAAGGCGGGCGTCGAGGCGGCCTACGCGCGGCGCGAAGCCTCGTCCTGACGAGCCCGGATCGTGTGATCTTCGACCGAACCGCCGCGGAACGCACAGGTCCGGCGCGAAAACCTGTTTCAATTGTCGCGACATCAACATGCGACCCGACCGCCCGGGCACCCGCCGGCGGCCGAAGAGATTCCGAGGTGACCACCCATGCCGCCCGAAGGCACCCCCGCCGCTACCGCCACCGCCCCCGCGCCCTCCCCGTCCCGGGAGGACCTCGATACCGCGGGCCAGCGCGAGCGGCGCAAGCGCATCATCGAAGCCACGTTGGCGCTGGCCCGCAAGGGTGGCTACGACGCGGTGCAGATGCGCGCGGTGGCGAAGAAGGCCGACGTGGCGCTGGGCACCCTCTACCGGTACTTCCCGTCGAAGGTGCACCTGCTGGTCGCCGGCCTGGTGAGCCAGTTCGAGCGCGCGGGTGAGCGGATCGGGAAGGTGCAGATCCCGGGCGATACCGCGGCCGAGCGCCTGATGTTCGTGCTGGACCGCAACACCGAGGCGCTGCAGCGGGCTCCGCTGCTCACCGAGGCCATGGTCCGGGCGTTCATGTTCGCCGACGCCACGGCGGCGGCCGAGGTCGAGCGGGTGGGCCGCCTCCTCGAGGACATGTTCGCCCACGCGCTCGGGGTGGAGGATCCCGACGAGCGCCAGCGCGATACGTTCCACCTGATCGCCGATGTGTGGATGGCGAACCTGGTCGCGTGGGTCACCCACCGCGCCTCGGCCACCGAGGTGCAGAAGCGGCTCTCCGTGGCGGTCGATCTCCTCATCAAGGACTGACAACACCGCAGGTCACATCGGGTAGACCGAGGAAAAACTGAAACACGTACTAGTTTTGCTCCGGTAGTTGATACGCTCCTCTCGAAAATGAGGAGAGGACACCCGATGGTGGTATTCGGAGGCCGGGCGTGAGGGCCGCGGCGCTGTACCGGTTGTACCGGTTGGCCGCGATCGTCACCAAGAGCCTGTCCACGATCGGACGCTCGGTGGTTCTCGCGGGCGAGATCATCGCGTGGACGTTCCGCGGGGTCCTGAAGCGGAACTTCGCGGTCGGCGAGATGATCACGCAGTCGGTGACGCTGCTGCGGGTCACCACGCTGCCCGCCGTCCTCGTGGCCATCCCGTTCGGCGCGGTCGTCTCGGTCCAGGTCGGCGCCCTCGTCGACACGGTCGGGGCGAACTCCCTGGTCGGCGCCGCCTCCGGCATCGGCATCATCCGGCAGGGCGCACCGCTCGCCACGGGCGTGCTGCTCGGCGGCGTGTGCGCCTCGGCGATCGCCGCCGACCTCGGCTCCCGCACGGTCCGCGAGGAGCTGCAGGCCATGCAGGTCATGGGCGTCGATCCGATCGCCCGCCTCATCGCGCCCCGCATGCTCGCGCTGATGATCATCGCGCCGATGCTGCTGGTCGCGATCGTGGCCGTCGCCATGATCGTCGCCCTCACCGTGTCCGTGTGGCAGTTCGGGCTCAGCTCCGGCGGCTTCTGGTCCTCCTTCGGCGCCTTCTCGGCCCCGTCGGACCTGGCCTTCGCGGTGCTCAAGGCCGAGACTGGCGCGATGATCGTGGGCCTCGTCGCCGGACTGCGCGGCCTGGAGGCCTCGGGCGGCCCGCGCGGCGTCGCGGACGGCGTGAACTCCTCGGTCGTCCTGTCGATCACCCTGATCTTCCTGTCCTTCCTCGGCCTCACCCAGCTGCAGACGATGTTCTTCCCGAGTCAGGTGGCCTGATGACCACCACGAACCCGCCCGCACCGGCGAAGGCGAAGAAGGGCACCCTCGACTCGAAGCCGGCGAGCCTGATCGCGCGGATCGGCGAGGCCGTCGTCTTCGTCGCCCAGTCCATCTATCTCGTGCCCGTCGCGCTGATGAAGTACCGCGGCGAGACCTCGCGCGTGCTCAAGCAGCTCGCCTGGGGCCGCGGGTCCGTCGTGGTCGACGGTGGCGTCGTGGTCATGATGGTCATCCTG contains:
- a CDS encoding YciI family protein gives rise to the protein MGFVRMAEGPEVGAPPKALFDAMDVYIGEQAAKGHFLDGGGLYGSEDAINFVVRKGEITRVDGPYAESKEIVGGWSLLQYDTVEEAIAASEEFAQLHATHWPELNMVSTLRQIADEPPTPADD
- a CDS encoding RNA polymerase sigma factor, whose amino-acid sequence is MPAGTTAEAITATWRAESTRLVGALTRMTRSIQLAEDLAQDALVAALEQWPETGVPNNPAAWLMTTAKRRGVDSIRRAENLRRKTEEIGRGLREDDGMPDLDAQVDFIEDDALRLIFLSCHPALTPESRAALTLRVVGGLTTAEIARGFLVPEKTMGQRISRAKKTLTTARAEFELPVGEDRIRRLDDVMAVIYLIFTEGYSAAAGDDWMRPDLAREGIRLARMLAELAPDEPEAHGLQALVELQGSRIDARTDADGAPVLLDDQDRDRWDRLLIRRGLAAIRRAEELAARGIPVGRYYLQAAIAAQHARAATPADTYWTRIARLYDALAQAAPGPVVEVNRAVAHGRAFGPDAGLTVLDAVDPAGLGDAPLAPSVRGDLLERAGRHAEAANQFDEAARRTRNAGERTLLERRARGNRHD
- a CDS encoding GNAT family N-acetyltransferase, with translation MSDGLEITPFQPSDVAELLVLQRCCWVQEAIANDSLAVPPLTETHDDILLWASQWATFVMRLDGRLIGAVRGRAEADHRWHIGRIMVAPDLAGRGLGTELIALMESLAPEGTEEFIMFTGAGSERNIRTYERAGYVVSEPEPAPHGGIATVTLRKPVR
- a CDS encoding DNA-binding transcriptional regulator gives rise to the protein MADGLISTRALIEAMLREDATIDAGELYAVAEALGMGDQQVRLAIKRLVAEGRFTVDGRGRGAVLTATDTTRAGIEPDRAHVRLMYAQDRGEAPWDGVWHLAGFAVPEAQREARGALRDAILALGGAPVQGGLYASAHAWETALRDIARAAGTEAYLTTLSCTDLDVGGESGAAAAARLWPLDALADGHRRLADLAEDALGRTPDATHAERLALTVGLVAEFTRAHEPDPLLPPELLPPDWIGARARGLAASAWSALAEAEAGSPLRLLRWFDAPLQPH
- a CDS encoding saccharopine dehydrogenase family protein — encoded protein: MRVAVLGAGAMGARAARTLAGLPGVDALVVADRDPDAATELAAALPGATAHRVDVTNDSGLRAALADVDTVLTTVGPFYRFGAGVLRAAIATGTDYVDICDDWEPTLESFELDGAARAAGVCAVVGAGASPGLSTLLASAAAGRLDRVRDLYTAWPVDAATPPPSADPAMAGAAGVHWMHQCSGEVAELSGGAVVRRAPLRPVALRLPGGRDGTGWTVGHPEPVTLHRTVAPSGESACLMLLRPATAAYLDVLRRDIDAGRITPDGAAALLEPPSPSRVLRSLPGAFTRPGPGALPAFFAAADGTVDGRSVRVCARLETDGAVLHDMAAVTGVPAALATAQLPAVRRPGVHPPDAVLDGPRLFADLAVAFPGTRVIIEEEAGWLTD
- the rfbC gene encoding dTDP-4-dehydrorhamnose 3,5-epimerase codes for the protein MNVAPLPIAGAFVLDPRVFPDERGEFFELFKASAFREATGHDLSVAQTNVSVSRRGAIRGIHYADVPPGQAKLVACLHGAVLDVIVDLRVGSPTFGAVETVRLDSATRRTVYLAEGLGHGFCALTDDAVVAYHVSSEYNPSAEHGVDPLDPELNIAWPAEVPPILSEKDTGAPSLAEARAAGALPVWRES
- a CDS encoding M1 family metallopeptidase — encoded protein: MRKSARPKLVAAPNPQHARAVDPYIPGHGNPGYRVSRYNLELTYKVESNRLDGKAEITATANEPLKRFAIDLSDALTASKIAINGRRPQRYSQRGGKLELTLANEVPAGAAMTISIRYAGTPKPIRSTWGEVGWEELSEGVIVASQPSGAPSWFPCDDHPASKASYRIAITTDSPYRVVSNGRLVSRKVSAAHTTWVYEQAAPMASYLATIQIGSYDLLKVAEKPVPIRAAVPARLTSDFQRSFGNQERIMRAFTRWFGPYPFPEYTVVVTDDTLEIPVEAQTVSIFGANHCDGTRHAERLVAHELAHQWFGNSLTLTRWKDIWLHEGFACYSEWMWAQECGQATTQQMAARYYAKLAASPNDIVVGDPGPDLMFDDRVYKRGALTVHAVRVALGDPAFFTMLHEWTSEFAHQSVTTEDLITLAAKYSPEPLRTLWRTWLYETALPPLPVLTAL
- the rfbA gene encoding glucose-1-phosphate thymidylyltransferase RfbA, producing MRGIILAGGTGSRLHPITVGVSKQLLPVYDKPMIYYPLSTLMLAGIREVLVVTTPGDAEQFRRLLGDGSQFGIRIEYVVQPRPEGLAQAFVLGADFIGDQTVSLILGDNIFYGPGLGTQLRRFDGVDGGAVFAYRVADPRAYGVIEFDGAGRAVGFEEKPEHPRSPYAVPGLYFYDPSVVEVARNLKPSPRGELEITDVNRHYLNEGRLTVEVLPRGTAWLDTGTFDALADATGYVRAVEQRQGTKIGAPEEVAWRCGFIDDAQLRAHADRLRKSGYGTYLHGLLEESR
- a CDS encoding alpha/beta hydrolase family protein gives rise to the protein MSKKTWALVAVALVAALVVPLGVRIAVANTFAFDEHRVSIPVTDAVAAGGTTPDAHTGGRLDGVLTTPKGSTGRHGLIVFVHGDGAANATRDDAYFPLWEAFARAGYATLSWNKAGVAGSPGNWLDQSLADRGAEVAAALDWARTRPEVDTQRMGAWGISQGGWVLPPLAARRPDISFLVLVGPAINWLRQGEYHTLAGLRDASEEERQRALRAQAANVAVLERGASYPDYLAAKVDATPMTQDRYGFVLRNFRADVTPSLARIAVPTLLLLGGADRNVDTAETARVYAETMRPGLLTERTFPGATHSLTRDDIEYRSEDPWVIAQAVVAPRDIYAPGYLDALTDFASRQRAAR